A stretch of Ranitomeya variabilis isolate aRanVar5 chromosome 3, aRanVar5.hap1, whole genome shotgun sequence DNA encodes these proteins:
- the BOC gene encoding brother of CDO, with translation MMVRISAVAAVCCCLLSSVCCQDLPVQVPQFLVQPVSTFQKYGGSVTLSCVVEPASAIISWRLNGQELEEFPGILVLGGTLVITGLNNETAGRYQCIVRTSAGAMASVPAIVTLANLQDFKFDTQHDIEVDEGNTAVIACNVPESHPKAQVRYSVKQEWLETSRDNYLIMPSGNLQIVNATQEDEGTYKCAAYNPVTQEVKTSVSSERLRVRRSTAEAARIIYPPVAQTIIVTKGQSLILECVAGGMPPPKVSWAKDGADVSGQNKTRFLLTNLLIEATSEEDSGTYTCTATNGIGDGGLAFIFYNVQVFEPPEVDMESSQQMVTWGQSAKFTCNVRGNPQPSVVWLRNAMPLLPSSRHKISRRILRVTSVGPEDDGIYQCVAENEVGSAQTLTFLMTSRTGALPNLESERDTFPPTALPIPDDKHLLLKAQLKPRLPTPGLPVPCLLDKTTVFQPEAPIILSSPRTSKTDYYELTWKPRHNGGAPILFYTIKHRKVVNATDEWTVSRVPGTQHRQILTKLDPGSLYEVEMVAYNCAGEGQTAMMTFRTGRRPKPEIIASKEVQIQKDDPGTSTVSSIQPDNNRLSPPEAPDRPTISMASETSVFVTWIPRGNGGFPIQSFRVEYKKLKQPGDWILATSDIPPSRLSVEISELEKGTGYRFRVRALNILGESQPSAPSKPYMVSGYSNRNYERPVTGPYITFTEAVNETTIMLKWVYFPASNNNTPIHGFYIYYRPTDSDNDSDYKKDMVEGDRYWHSITDLQPETSYDIKMQCYNKGGESEFSNVMICETKARKSSTQGGRQPLPAMPSPQLPPNRNGPLGTATVARSSDLPYLIVGVVLGSIVLLIVAFTPICLWRALSKQKQTTDVAFPSTGLLNPSSSCQYTMVPLRGAPAISTIPYSNGSVMNGNCPAKLLHPGGKQRDYTSETLHKDEASTLLENDSGPPEPSDLHPPELYEGQSSDVTVMCDLCDQDRAPPYGEIPPPEDQASPRIPDPSQTFPILSVPTERPLCQDCSYFLPPAEMAESLVVPNSPTDPQFHHIPAQSSETEDRPGRHTSQGPAT, from the exons ATGATGGTTCGGATCTCTGCGGTCGCCGCCGTCTGCTGCTGTCTCCTCTCCTCAGTCTGCTGCCAGGACCTGCCTG TCCAAGTCCCACAATTCCTGGTCCAGCCGGTGTCTACGTTCCAGAAATATGGTGGATCAGTCACTCTTAGTTGTGTGGTGGAACCAGCCAGTGCAATCATATCTTGGAGGTTGAATGGACAGGAGCTTGAAGAATTCCCAGGGATTTTGGTTTTAGGAGGAACCTTGGTGATCACCGGGCTGAATAATGAAACTGCAGGGAGATATCAGTGCATCGTTCGTACCTCAGCTGGAGCCATGGCCAGCGTTCCGGCAATTGTCACCCTAGCTA ATCTGCAGGATTTTAAGTTTGACACGCAACACGATATCGAAGTGGATGAAGGAAACACGGCGGTCATCGCCTGTAACGTGCCGGAGAGTCACCCCAAGGCGCAAGTGCGGTACAGCGTCAAGCAGGAATGGCTGGAGACGTCCAGAG ATAACTACCTTATCATGCCCTCGGGGAACCTACAAATAGTGAACGCTACCCAGGAAGATGAGGGAACGTACAAGTGTGCGGCATACAACCCAGTGACTCAGGAGGTGAAGACATCGGTGTCCAGTGAACGACTTCGTGTTCGAC GTTCGACAGCGGAAGCCGCCCGTATCATTTACCCACCGGTGGCGCAAACCATCATTGTCACCAAAGGACAGAGCCTCATTCTTGAGTGTGTAGCGGGTGGCATGCCACCACCCAAAGTCTCCTGGGCAAAAGATGGAGCCGATGTCAGTGGTCAAAACAAGACTCGCTTCTTGCTCACCAACCTCCTCATAGAGGCCACCAGTGAGGAGGATTCTGGGACCTACACCTGCACGGCCACAAATGGGATCGGAGATGGAGGTTTGGCCTTCATCTTCTATAACGTACAAGTTTTTG AACCACCAGAGGTCGATATGGAGAGCTCCCAGCAGATGGTCACCTGGGGTCAAAGTGCAAAGTTCACGTGCAATGTCAGGGGTAATCCTCAACCCTCAGTGGTTTGGTTGAGAAATGCCATGCCGCTTTTACCTAGTTCAAGACACAAGATTTCCAGGAGGATCCTACGGGTGACCAGTGTGGGGCCGGAAGATGATGGTATCTATCAGTGTGTAGCCGAGAATGAGGTTGGGAGTGCCCAGACATTGACTTTCCTAATGACCTCAAGGACAG GGGCTCTACCAAACCTGGAATCGGAAAGGGACACTTTTCCTCCGACTGCACTTCCGATCCCGGATGACAAACATCTGCTCTTAAAGGCTCAGTTGAAACCAAGACTTCCCACCCCAGGGTTACCAGTGCCATGTTTGCTTGACAAGACCACTGTCTTCCAGCCTGAAGCGCCAATCATCCTCAGCTCCCCTCGGACCTCGAAGACAGATTACTATGAACTGACTTGGAAACCCCGTCACAATGGCGGCGCTCCGATTCTGTTCTATACCATCAAACACCGCAAG GTGGTCAATGCCACAGATGAATGGACGGTGTCCCGTGTTCCTGGAACGCAGCATCGGCAAATactcaccaaattggaccctggcaGCTTGTATGAAGTGGAGATGGTAGCATATAACTGCGCTGGGGAAGGACAGACGGCCATGATGACCTTCCGGACAG GTCGACGTCCAAAACCAGAGATCATTGCCAGTAAAGAGGTTCAAATCCAGAAGGATGATCCTGGGACGAGCACAGTCAGCAGCATCCAGCCCGACAACAACCGGCTATCCC CTCCCGAGGCTCCGGACCGACCCACTATCTCCATGGCTTCAGAGACGTCCGTGTTTGTGACGTGGATCCCGAGAGGCAATGGTGGATTCCCCATTCAGTCTTTCCGAGTAGAGTATAAGAAGCTGAAGCAGCCTGGAGACTGGATCCTGGCCACCAGTGATATCCCGCCATCCCGGCTGTCCGTGGAAATATCAGAGCTTGAGAAAG GAACCGGCTACAGATTCAGGGTGAGGGCACTGAATATCTTAGGAGAAAGTCAGCCTAGTGCGCCCTCCAAGCCCTACATGGTGTCGGGGTACAGCAACCGCAACTACGAGCGTCCGGTCACCGGACCGTATATCACCTTCACTGAAGCCGTCAACGAGACCACCATTATGCTGAAATGGGTG TACTTTCCGGCGAGTAACAACAACACCCCCATTCACGGCTTCTACATCTATTATCGCCCCACGGACAGCGACAACGACAGCGACTACAAGAAGGACATGGTGGAAG GTGACCGTTACTGGCACTCCATCACCGATCTTCAGCCCGAAACCTCCTATGATATCAAGATGCAGTGTTATAATAAGGGCGGTGAGAGCGAGTTCAGCAACGTCATGATCTGCGAAACTAAAG CTCGGAAGTCTTCTACTCAAGGAGGTCGTCAACCGCTGCCTGCCATGCCATCACCGCAGCTGCCGCCCAACAGAAATGGGCCTCTTGGAACCGCCACGGTGGCGAGATCCAGTGACTTGCCGTATCTGATTGTGGGGGTAGTTCTGGGCTCCATAGTTCTTTTGATTGTCGCTTTCACCCCTATCTGCCTGTGGAGGGCGCTGTCCAAGCAAA AGCAAACAACAGACGTGGCATTTCCCAGCACAGGACTCCTGAACCCCTCCTCCTCCTGCCAGTACACGATGGTGCCGCTCCGAGGGGCCCCGGCCATCAGCACCATCCCTTACTCTAATGGGTCTGTGATGAATGGTAACTGTCCGGCTAAACTGCTGCATCCGGGTGGCAAGCAAAGAGACTACACCTCCGAGACGCTGCACAAG GACGAGGCCAGTACGCTGCTGGAGAACGACTCCGGACCCCCTGAGCCCTCGGACCTCCACCCCCCAGA GTTGTACGAGGGGCAGAGCAGCGATGTGACCGTAATGTGCGACTTGTGCGATCAGGACAGAGCTCCTCCCTACGGAGAGATCCCCCCACCTGAGGACCAAGCGTCCCCCCGAATACCGGACCCCAGCCAGACATTCCCCATCCTGTCCGTGCCCACCGAGCGCCCGCTATGCCAAG ACTGCTCGTACTTCCTGCCCCCGGCAGAGATGGCGGAGAGTCTGGTGGTGCCGAATTCCCCCACGGACCCCCAGTTCCATCATATCCCAGCACAGAGCAGCGAGACAGAAGACCGACCCGGCCGACACACGTCCCAGGGACCGGCCACCTAA